CGGAAACGTCTTGGACAGAGGTGGGCTCACCGCGAGCATCATCCACTTCCGATTCTTCCGACATGGGGTCAGTCTAACGAGGGGTCGCCGGAGGTTCGCGTAACCGTCCCGCAGAGAATTTGAGATTGGACGCACTTCATAGGTGGACTCCGCGACCTCCAATAGGATCGTTGTCTGTAGACCCCGTTCGAAAATGAGGTATTCATGGAGACCGCACTGGTCCAAGCTGTATCCACTGTCGATGCGCACGTTGTGCACGCGGCACTGCCGCTTCTCCCTTCCACAGGGGGCTCGTGGCTCGACACTGTTGTGGGTTGGTTTAGCGATCCCACCTCCCTGCTGATTGCGATGGGGCCCTGGGTATTGCTCGGTGTCGCAGTGATCGTCTTCATTGAGTCGGGTGTGCTCTTTCCAGTGCTGCCCGGCGACTCTTTGATCTTCTCAGCAGGGCTCTTGCACTCCCAGTTGGGCATCAACATGTGGGTGATGATCGGGGTGATCCTTCTTGCGGCTTTCCTTGGCTCCCAGGTGGGCTACTTCCTTGGCAAGAAATTCGGTCGAGGCCTCTTTAAGGACGACGCCCGCTTCCTGAAGACGGAGTACGTGGACCAGGCAGAGCATTTCTTCAACAAGTACGGGGGACGCGCCCTCGTCATCGGACGTTTCGTTCCATTTGTGAGGACGTTTGTGCCGCTGGTTGCGGGGATTGCCGAATACCCTTACCGCAAGTTTATTGGCTACAACATGCTTGGCGCGCTCATCTGGGGTGTTGGCGTCACCTGGGCGGGTGCGGCACTGGGTGGCGTGCCGTTTGTGCATGAGAACCTTGAGGTCATTGTCCTTTTGATCGTCTTAGTCTCAGTTCTGCCGATGGTGGTGGAGATTGTCCTCAACAAACGTAAGGCCAAGGCCCCTGCTGCAGCCAAAGCCGGGGAGGCCGTTGCCGACGCGTACGAGGACGAAGTAGTGGCAAGTGGCATTGTCGCAACCGAAGTTGTGACGACGCCGGGGGATGACACTTCCAAGTGACGCAGTTCCTTGCGTGGTTGCCGTGGATTGGTCTGGCGGCTGCAATGGTCGCGGTTTGGGTGGGGACCAGTTACTTCTGGTTGAGGCTCGCTCGCATTCCCGCCGCCGCAGCAATTGCTGCCGCTCCGGCCGTTACTGCGGGATTGATCCTCCCCATCTCGATCCTTTACGAGACTCTCGGTTGGTTCTGGTCTGGGGCACGGGTCTTCCCTGTGCTCGTGGTGATCGGGGCAGCGGGAGCCGGACTTTTCCTCACCAGAAGCAGAGTCATCAGCGTGGGACGTCCTCGCTACCGCATGCGGTTCTGGTCTGTCGGTTTTGTGGGTGCCGCAGCTGTGGGTTGGCTGCTAGCGGCCCTTCCCACAATGGTGGTGGCACCCCCGAGCAACCCGGTCCAGCAGTGGGATCCCTCATTTCACCTCAATGGTGTTTGGGGGATAACTAAGCTTGGTATTGGGGCGCCAGGTAACGGCTTGGCACACAACTACGGCGGGGAAACCAACTACGGCTATCCGATCGGGTGGCACGCCTTCACTTCGCTGTTTGCCACCCCTGAGACAACAGTTCAGACTGCCAACGCTTCAAGTCTTGCCTTGATGGCGGTGTGGGTTGTTGGTGCGGCCGTCTATACCTACACCCTCTATCCCAGTCGCCGCGCGGCACTGGCCGCCGCAGTTATTGCGGGCCTCCTCCCATCAATGCCTGCCGATGCTCTGACTGCCTACTCGCAGTGGCCTAACGCCATGTCGGTGGCACTCCTCCCAGGTGGGGCGACAGTTGTTGTCCTGTTGGGCAGATCGCTGATGGGTATCCTGCGCGTGCCGTCCTCCGCGGGGGACGTCCGGTCCGTTCTGCCCCTACGCAGCGAGTCCTGGTCCACATTTGGTTTACTCTTGGCCGTTTCTCTCCTGGCTATTCTTGGTGGCATCCAAGCCCACCAGGTCTACGCGTTCAACCTTCTGTTCCTGTTGCTTCCCGCACTTCTTGCTGGAGCCTGGCGACTTATTGCAGGTGGACTGCGCCAGCGCCGTCCGGGACTTATTCTGGGGACCGTCGCTTCCGCAGTGTTTGGCGTGGTGGCCTTCGTGTGGGTGCAGTTGACGCCAGAGGTTGAGTCGATGCGCAACTACCCCCGCTATGGCGTCGATATTTCGAGAGGAATTTCCCAGGCGCTGGTTCCCAACCCACCGTTCAACCTGACATTTGGGTTGATGGCTTTCAACGTCGTCATCTCAGCACTGCTCGTTGCCGGGATACTCCGAGTCATGCTTGGACGCTACAGGCGGGCGGCCTGGGTGCCGTGGCCGGGAGGGTTGAAGCCGGTGGCATGGCCCGTCTGGTCCTACCTGCTTTTCGCCACTTTTGTTTTCTTTGCCTACGGTCCGGATTGGCCCATCCGTAAATGGATAGTCGGCCCCTGGTTTGTTGACGGTCGGCGCGTCATGGAGGCAATGTCTCTCGCCCTCGTCCCCCTGGTGGCGATAGGTTTCGGTTGGCTGGCCGTGTGGTGCGTCAACTGGTGGAATATGAGCATGGCGCGGGGGAGTGCCGCGCAAGAGCGGTGGATCTCGGTGGCTCTAGGCGGTGTGCTGATCGTTGCCAGCGGGGTGGGGGCCATGGATGCGCGCATCGGCGCAGCGCGCTCGGTGCTGGATGCCAATAATCTGGGCAAACCGGGCATGGCGGCCCAGGGCGTCCTCGACATGATGGCAACACTTCCGGACATACTGCCCGAGGACGCGGTTGTTTTGGGTGACCCCCAGGCCGGCGCCATGTATGCGCAGGTGATCGGGCAACGCTGGGCCTACTTCCCACAGTTGTCCCTGATGAACTCCGATGCTGAGACGCAAGAGATGATTACGGAGAACTTCGACAGAATAAGCGAGGATCCCCAGGTCTGCGAGGCTGTGCGGGCCGCTGGAATAACCCACTTCATCTCTAATCCGGACGGTGCATACTACGGGACAATGCGGTCAGACCGCATGCCGGGACTGTACGGCGTGGACACTTCTGAGGGGTTTGAGTTGGTGGCCGAGGGCGGAGGCGCCCGGCTGTACAAAATCACGGCTTGCGACTGAGGGCGCGCAAGGCCGAACTAGGCAGTAAAGAGGAAGTATGACTCAGCAGGCGACAACGGTGACGAACATACCGGGTCCACCACCTCTTGGTGGCCGCGTACGGATTGCCTTCCTGGGTCCGTTCGGTACATTCACCGAGCAGGCAGTGTGGCAGATAGCCCCGGCAGGAGCGGAGCTGATCCCAGCGGCTTCCGCACCCCAGGCGCTTGAAGCTGTACGAAACGGGGTGGCGGACCGCGCGGTGGTCCCGATCGAAAACTCGATTGAAGGCGGCGTCAACGCAACAATCGACACCCTCTCTCGCGGCGAGGATCTGCACATTGTTGCCGAGATGATTGTCCCTGTTCGCTTTGTGCTTGCAGCGCTCCCAGGGACGCGGCTCGATGACGTTCGCAGTGTCGGCACCCACCCGCATGCGTGGGCTCAGTGCCGACGCTGGGCGGAAACAAACCTTCCCGAGGTCGTGCACGTTCCCACCACTTCCACTGCCGCGGCGGCTGAGCTGCTTGGGTCGTTCGCAAGCGAGGAAGCAGAACGCCCCTTTGATGCAGTCCTCTGCAATGCCCCGTCGGTAGAGAGGTACGGGCTGGTCCCACTTGTCAGCGATGTCGCGGACAACCCGGGCGCGGTAACCAGGTTCATCATGGCCGCCCGGTCTGGAAATGTCCCGCCCGCCACCGGCGCAGATAAGACAACGATCCAGGTCAGCCTTCCGTCAGACGAGGCCGGTGCGCTGCTGATGATGCTGGAACAGTTCAGTGTGCGCGGAGTCAACCTTTCCCGCATTGAGTCGCGTCCCGCTGGTGACGGCCTAGGTCACTACGCCTTTTCCATTGATATTGCTGGACATGTGCGTGAAGAGCGGGTCCAGGCAGCACTGGTTGGTTTGCACCGAACTTGCCCGAAGGTGCAGTTCCTTGGCTCCTATCCGCGGGTGGATGGTATTCGGGCAGAGATTCAGCGCGGAACCAAGGACTCGGACTTTGTGGAGGCTCGCAACTGGGTGGAGTCAATCGCGAGGTTTGGCGCGTGACCTCAGATCCGGCGATCCCACTCTGGGATCGCCCCCGGGGTGCCCGAAGGGACGCGGACTAGCAGTGCATCCTTGTCGGAGCGGCTGGTAACCGTGCGGGCCGTCCCAACAGGATCACCATCCACCTGAACGGGGTACGGCTTGGAGATATCAACGCGAGCTGCAGGGGTTTGACGAAACTGGATCTTCGCCAGGTCATTCTTGACGTTGATGGGGTGCAGCCCCGCCTGGTTGCCGAAGATCTTCACCGACAGGTACGCCCACCCCAGCAGGCCCACCTGGGTGTCAATGGCGATAACGTCCAGCTGTCCGTCATCGATCAGCGCCGATGGAGCCAACTGAGCGAATGGAAGCTCCCCGCAGTTGGCGAAGAGGACAGTTCTGGCACGGAGCGCCGTCATGTCAAACTCGCTCGTTGTGTCCGTGCCCGTTGAGGGCCCCGTGGGGGCTGCCAGAACGCTGGAAGCCCGCACAGCGTCCCGAACAGACTGGGGGATTGGAATCGCGTGGAACAGGTCCGGCGTGCCATTAATGGGGTCATCTTCTGTCCGCAGGACTGTGACTGTTGCCTTCATGCGTTCTATTCGCAGTGCAGACAAGGCGGTGAGAACGTACGCTGACCACCCCACCTTCTTCTTCAGCTCCGGGGTGGTATTGGCCATCGTCTCACCGTCAAACCCCACCCCTGCGATAACAAGGTAGGCGTATTCGGTTTCAGCTGGCTCGCGCACGCCCTCCGGAAGAGCGCGAACGTCCTCGGCCTGAGCCTGCTTCAACAGGCGACCTTCGGCTGGAAGTTCAGACTTCACCTGGACTCGGTCAACACTCAACCAAGCAAGATCAACGCGCCGACTGACCGGGGTCAGCGCAACACGGATTGCACCCTTCGGGGATAGTGGCAATCCCAGGTTCCGTGCCAGAAGGTTTCCAGTTCCGATGGGTAGCAGGGCCATCGGAACCCTAGAGTGAGCCATGCCCGCGGCGACCGCGCGTACCGTGCCGTCACCCCCCGCCGCGATCACAAGTGCGGGTTTGTGGCGCAATGCCTCAATGGTCTGCCCGGTTCCAGGGTCCTCAACCGTCGT
This genomic stretch from Schaalia sp. JY-X169 harbors:
- the pheA gene encoding prephenate dehydratase; its protein translation is MTQQATTVTNIPGPPPLGGRVRIAFLGPFGTFTEQAVWQIAPAGAELIPAASAPQALEAVRNGVADRAVVPIENSIEGGVNATIDTLSRGEDLHIVAEMIVPVRFVLAALPGTRLDDVRSVGTHPHAWAQCRRWAETNLPEVVHVPTTSTAAAAELLGSFASEEAERPFDAVLCNAPSVERYGLVPLVSDVADNPGAVTRFIMAARSGNVPPATGADKTTIQVSLPSDEAGALLMMLEQFSVRGVNLSRIESRPAGDGLGHYAFSIDIAGHVREERVQAALVGLHRTCPKVQFLGSYPRVDGIRAEIQRGTKDSDFVEARNWVESIARFGA
- a CDS encoding DedA family protein, encoding METALVQAVSTVDAHVVHAALPLLPSTGGSWLDTVVGWFSDPTSLLIAMGPWVLLGVAVIVFIESGVLFPVLPGDSLIFSAGLLHSQLGINMWVMIGVILLAAFLGSQVGYFLGKKFGRGLFKDDARFLKTEYVDQAEHFFNKYGGRALVIGRFVPFVRTFVPLVAGIAEYPYRKFIGYNMLGALIWGVGVTWAGAALGGVPFVHENLEVIVLLIVLVSVLPMVVEIVLNKRKAKAPAAAKAGEAVADAYEDEVVASGIVATEVVTTPGDDTSK
- a CDS encoding diacylglycerol kinase family protein, whose amino-acid sequence is MSSSEILWASLSLGAIVVVAVLALVFVLVSHRKQRDITVEDETGLLPVDPGATGEVWVVANPTKPSDYDALRIQINAEVVRATGRPARWIETTVEDPGTGQTIEALRHKPALVIAAGGDGTVRAVAAGMAHSRVPMALLPIGTGNLLARNLGLPLSPKGAIRVALTPVSRRVDLAWLSVDRVQVKSELPAEGRLLKQAQAEDVRALPEGVREPAETEYAYLVIAGVGFDGETMANTTPELKKKVGWSAYVLTALSALRIERMKATVTVLRTEDDPINGTPDLFHAIPIPQSVRDAVRASSVLAAPTGPSTGTDTTSEFDMTALRARTVLFANCGELPFAQLAPSALIDDGQLDVIAIDTQVGLLGWAYLSVKIFGNQAGLHPINVKNDLAKIQFRQTPAARVDISKPYPVQVDGDPVGTARTVTSRSDKDALLVRVPSGTPGAIPEWDRRI
- a CDS encoding DUF6541 family protein, which encodes MTQFLAWLPWIGLAAAMVAVWVGTSYFWLRLARIPAAAAIAAAPAVTAGLILPISILYETLGWFWSGARVFPVLVVIGAAGAGLFLTRSRVISVGRPRYRMRFWSVGFVGAAAVGWLLAALPTMVVAPPSNPVQQWDPSFHLNGVWGITKLGIGAPGNGLAHNYGGETNYGYPIGWHAFTSLFATPETTVQTANASSLALMAVWVVGAAVYTYTLYPSRRAALAAAVIAGLLPSMPADALTAYSQWPNAMSVALLPGGATVVVLLGRSLMGILRVPSSAGDVRSVLPLRSESWSTFGLLLAVSLLAILGGIQAHQVYAFNLLFLLLPALLAGAWRLIAGGLRQRRPGLILGTVASAVFGVVAFVWVQLTPEVESMRNYPRYGVDISRGISQALVPNPPFNLTFGLMAFNVVISALLVAGILRVMLGRYRRAAWVPWPGGLKPVAWPVWSYLLFATFVFFAYGPDWPIRKWIVGPWFVDGRRVMEAMSLALVPLVAIGFGWLAVWCVNWWNMSMARGSAAQERWISVALGGVLIVASGVGAMDARIGAARSVLDANNLGKPGMAAQGVLDMMATLPDILPEDAVVLGDPQAGAMYAQVIGQRWAYFPQLSLMNSDAETQEMITENFDRISEDPQVCEAVRAAGITHFISNPDGAYYGTMRSDRMPGLYGVDTSEGFELVAEGGGARLYKITACD